The genomic segment GTCGACCAGCGCATCCAAGAGCTCGAGGAAGAGCGGTGCGaactgcgccagcagctgagCGATCTCAAGGCAGAGCGGAGCATCATCGAGGCCAAGATGAGCGAGACGTGAGTCTcccgaggcagcagcggcggcggcgcttgaTGGACAGATAGAGCTTCAGGGCCTCCTGCGCGCAGATATGCTCCTTTGGAAGCAGAGATCGTGTCATGCTGCTCGCACTGCATGTGCGCAGCGTGTCTGATGGGTAGGTGCACGacgtgtgcatgtgtttcAAATCTGTGTGCTGATCAGTGGAAAGGAGAATGCCGCACTTCCTGATGggagcgcgcggcggccgttgCCGGTgttgctgatgctgctgctagGCCCTCGTGCTCTTCTCCCTGGCGTCACCGCCTTGCACAGGAGAAGATACAAGCGTaaaggagaggggcagcCTACacttgcgctgcgccgccctcaTCTCCTTCATAACCTCGACTGAACGGTCGTACGTGGTCGCCACTAACGTCGCCAGCGACGTCGCAGCTTCCGCTGCGTTTCCTTGCTCCGTAAGAGGCGTTACCCATGGTGGCGCACATGCTCGTGCTCACGCAtgtgcgcagctgtgcatcAAAGGTCTCTCAGTGCTGGTGTggtcccccccccctgtgcCCTTCCTCGAgcactctctccctcttcctcctctgccgaCACGccggccacacacacacacaagccacCACCCTTGACgcccgctctctcctcctcctcctcctcctagCTACGCGCCACAaccagcacagcagcaatGCGTCGAGCCGCTCTTCTATGTGCGCCCAAGGCCTTCTCGGCACCAGCGGTCACCCAGGCACTTCAGTCGCTCCCGGGTTGGAGGGTGAACGGCAACAACCAAAACGCCATCGAGCGGGACTATGTCTTTGCCGACTTCGTAGAGGCGATGCGCTACATGAACACTGTCGCGCCCGTTTGTGAAAAGATGCAGCACCATCCGCGCTGGTCAAACGTCTACAACCGCCTGCACGTGCAGCTGACGACGCACGACGCCGGCAACAAGGTGACGCAGGCGGACGTGGATCTGGCAAAGGCCATGAACGCGGCGTACGAAGCGATGCGCGCGCATTGAGCTGTGGAGGTACAGCAGAGGgcacaaggaaaaaaaaataggtTGATCGCATCACAGTCGTGGAAGCTGTGCAAGCCATGTACCATGTATtcgctcgctttctctccgcctcttcgtAGACTCTGTCCGGCCAAGGGTCACTGcccagcagcggtgcacccACGAGTGCTGCCGCGAAAAGACGTTCACGGAGCGGCAGCTACGTGCAGCAGTGGTATAGGCGTCTCAAACAGCTGccctggcacacacacagacgcccaTGAATGCCTGTGAattctcctcttccttcactGCTCTTTTCTTGCTCACCGCATTCTctgtccgtgtgcgtgtgtctcccCTCAGTCCTCGTCGCCCCTCTGCGTTGGCCCCCCCCACCGCATATACAAGCACTCGCACGCCTGCGCGGATGTCTTAGCGACACAGTAAGTGGTGCTTGCATGAACAAGTCGCAGTTCTACGCGCTACACAGCGCGTACGGCGGCCTGCGTGAGGCGACGCATCTCGCTGCTGTGACCGAACAGGGCCTCCCCAGTCAGCACGGAGTAGTAGAGAGCCCAGCAGCGGGCCCGCCATCCTTGAGGGCCGTGAACGACGCCGTTGGCACTGCGGGCCCCCAAGGCGCATCCATGTCGATGATGATGTCCAGCACAGATGCACTGCCAGTCAAGAGTGAAGCGCATATGTTTCACCGCCGTATGCCGGACGACAGCGCTTTCTTAGTGACGCCAGACGCAGAGCTGTGTGCACGGCACCACGCCTCGCTGGCACAGGTGTGGGCCTGGAGAACGCAGCTCAGCCAACAGCAGAGCCCTCTATATCACAGAACGTCCACGATCGCCGCACCATCAGCAAGTGGCCATCGGGAGCCTCAAGACACGACGGAGACAACGCTGGAAGGAGGCACACCCCACTCCCCGCACCGACCCTGCACAGCAGCTAACCTCCTccgaagctgctgccgggCCACTCCTCCCCACCTTCTGACaggcagtggcagcgacgcgcaTGGTCGGGTGTCTGCAGCGGCaagtgccgctgccgcggtcgTGGCGGCTTCATCCtcgcacctcttcctccccacAGGCCTTCGCTCGCTGGACGCGGCGCTACTGGGTGGGCTGCGGCGCGGATGGGTAACGGAGCTGACCGGACTCCCCGGCACTGGCAAGACAACGCTCGCAGCCGagtggtgccgcagctgcctccGTCATGCCAGATCGTGTGGAACGGCGCACGACTGTGTGTGGCTGCAGtccggcagcgccgttcACTCTGCCGTGCTGGCCACAGCTCATGAAGAAGCAGATGCAACTGAGTTGTCGTCCTTGGTCGATGCTGTGCATGTCGCCTGTCTCTCAAGCCTCGAtggcctccagcagctgctggcccGCTGGCAAGGCACAGAGGGCTCTGCGTCTCCGCTCTCCACCGTTGGCTTGATTGTGCTGGATAGCATCACCGACCtcatgcggcgcagcttccgctgcgaagacgacgacgcgctgcagcggcatgAGGCACTCGCTACGACACTTCAGTCGCTGAAGCGGCTGGCAGAGGAACAGCGAGTGGCAGTTCTCGTCATcacgcaacagcagcgccatccctGGCCCGCGCTCGGGCGATCTAGCATTTCGCACACCATCCGTGGTGTgtacgaggaggacggcaacgaggacgaggacgacagcgaggcgTGGGGCAGCGAGTATAGCAGACATGCAAgtggaggcgcaggtgtCGTCGGTCCTCATGCGTGCCGTAGCGATTTCAGCTCCGAGGACGTGGGACAGCTTGGTCGGCTCTTCTTCCACAATGTGaacgtgcggctgcagctgcgagcCGGTGTGCGGTCTGCCGGCTGCAGGCCCTCCCCAAGCAAGCCCTttgacgccggcggcccCGAGGGCGACAGGGAGGCACTGCGGCTCAGGTGGCAACTCGAGGTTCTGAAGTCTCCGCTGTGTGCACCGTTCGCCGTAGGCCTTCAGCTAAGGGTTCCGACGTCCTTGTCGTGCTCAGATGACCCTCCCTGCGTGCCGGGGCTTCCTCTCTGCGTAGAGGaagtcgacgacgacgacgggaGTCGTGGGtccgcggtgccgctggcgccgaaCACACAAGTCGAAGAAGGGCTGTCTCTGTTGTCCCTGGACCCGTGGGACTACACGGAGGTGCCATCCTTCTTGTATCTATAACGGGGaagtgcgcgtgcatgtgtgatGACCTCGAACCCCTTGGCATCCTTGTCGTCCGGGACGTGTGGCGAtcccgcccccttccctgGGGTGTGTTGCGTTTGCCGCGCGCgatctccctctcctccactcgcggtgctgctgagcatGATGTCGTGCACTCTCGTGCATCTACCACTACTATGGGTGGTGCTCGCTGTCTCCCTCACGGAGCCACGAGGTTCCTCGACAGGAACACAGAGGCATATCTGCGTAACCCGTacacgcggcgcagcggtcTGCTGGCCGTGCTTgcagagctgccgctgccgcgcatcGAACACTCTTTCTGTTGTACGAGTGAATGCGGTCCACATCGACGTTAGCCATACACCGTCGGCTGTCGTGATCTTTTCCACGCCAGTGCACGCATGGGAACGACTGCATGCGCTATGCCTTCCACTTTCCTTCCGCCCCACCCTCCACCCTTACCACATTTTTAATCTCACTTGCCGCTACCTCTTCCACAaaccaccaccgccgccgccccttcgTGAGCCACACCACCAAAACAATCAGAGAGTTACCCCCCCCCTGACGCCTTCCAGTCCGACTGCTTCCCTTCGCTTACGGTCCGTGAAAGAGAACATACGCCGAGCAGCCGTGCCTGTGCGCACGTATTCGTGTCGTCTGTTGGCTATTACTGAGTGAGTCTCGGTGGAGCGACCAACACCACacagccctccccctccgccacaGAGCACCTTCTAAACAAGCAGAAccgcgcacatacacacacacatctccctcctcctcccttaCAGCGACACAGCCCCACTGTACTTCCGCCATTCATCGGACTTTAAACGCTGCCTACTCGCCCACACGCCGAGTATTGTAGCTAGACGCACCGTGAGCAGCACTTGCCATCTCTCCGTAGACGGAGAAACGCCTCGAGATGAGCTACGATCGCGCCATCA from the Leishmania donovani BPK282A1 complete genome, chromosome 11 genome contains:
- a CDS encoding pterin-4-alpha-carbinolamine dehydratase, putative, with product MRRAALLCAPKAFSAPAVTQALQSLPGWRVNGNNQNAIERDYVFADFVEAMRYMNTVAPVCEKMQHHPRWSNVYNRLHVQLTTHDAGNKVTQADVDLAKAMNAAYEAMRAH